Below is a genomic region from Chloroflexota bacterium.
CGCACGGCGTGGAGCCGGTGGCTGCGGCAGCTTGCGGGGCCGCTTTGGACGGCTGCCGCTCGCCAAAGAGGTCGAGCCGGATCTGCCGTGCCGTAGGGGGCCGCTGGCCGGGAAAGGCCAGGAAGGCCCATGCGCGCTTCCGCACAACGCCCATCGCCTGCAGGTCCCGCCACGTGTCGATGGTGTGCTCCCGGCGCGTCTTCAGGATCCGGTCCGTCGAGGTGGGACCGACGCCCGGGACGCGGAGCAGCTGCTCGCGGGTGGCGGTGTTGACGTCGACGGGAAAGGAGTCGGCGTTCTCCACGGCGATGGCGGTCTTGGGGTCGCGGTGCAGGTCCAGATACCCGGCGCCGTCGAATGCCTGGGAGATCTCCTGATTGGAGAAGTTGTAGATGCGCTTCAGCCAGTCCATCTGGTAGAGGCGGTGCTCCCTGGCCATGGGGACGCCGGGGTGCTCCTCCAGCGGGGTGTAGCGCACGGGCCGGAAGGCCGAGTAGTAGACACGCTTCAGGTCCAGCTCGCCGTAGAGCTGGTCGATGCGCTGGAAGATGTCTCGGTCGGACTCGTTGGCGGCGCCGACCACCAGCTGCGTCGCCTGGCCGACGGTCCCGCCAGTGGACTCGCGGTTCATCTGGTGGACCCACCGCATCGGGTCCAGGATGTCGCGCTCCAGGTCTTTCATGGTGCTGAGGCGGCGCATCATCTCCGCCGTAGGGGTCTCCAAGTTCACCGAGAGCCGTGTGCCCAGCCGGTGCGCCGCCTCCACCAGCTCCCGGTCCGCTCCGGGCATCACCTTCATGTGGATGTAGCCCGTGAAGCCGTGCTTCTTGCGGATGACCTCCACCACGTTGATCAGCCGCTGCGTGGTCTTGGAGGCCGTGCCGGCGATGCCGGAGCTGAGGAAGAGGCCATCGACGGCGTGGCGCTGCCGCAGTTCCATGAAGGCGTTGGCCAGCTCGTCCACCGTGAAGGCGTAGCGCTTACGGGGCACCCAATGGCTGTTGGGGCAGTAGAAGCAGTCCATCTTGCAGAAATCGGTGAACATAACGCGCATGAGGTTGATGAACTTGCCGTTGGGCATGGCGGCGCGGTAGACGCCTGGCACAGGGTTGCGCGCGGGGGTACGGCGAGGCGTCCGCGGCCCGGCGTGCATCGGGTTGGGC
It encodes:
- a CDS encoding radical SAM protein, whose translation is MLVKHRPDTFEKLSILGGMASDDILSSRNDVPSPNPMHAGPRTPRRTPARNPVPGVYRAAMPNGKFINLMRVMFTDFCKMDCFYCPNSHWVPRKRYAFTVDELANAFMELRQRHAVDGLFLSSGIAGTASKTTQRLINVVEVIRKKHGFTGYIHMKVMPGADRELVEAAHRLGTRLSVNLETPTAEMMRRLSTMKDLERDILDPMRWVHQMNRESTGGTVGQATQLVVGAANESDRDIFQRIDQLYGELDLKRVYYSAFRPVRYTPLEEHPGVPMAREHRLYQMDWLKRIYNFSNQEISQAFDGAGYLDLHRDPKTAIAVENADSFPVDVNTATREQLLRVPGVGPTSTDRILKTRREHTIDTWRDLQAMGVVRKRAWAFLAFPGQRPPTARQIRLDLFGERQPSKAAPQAAAATGSTPCGVGSTCAGCSLYGAPGHPGAPEPSALAAAA